Within the Streptomyces sp. R41 genome, the region CCTTCGCGGCGCAGCCGCACGGCAGCTCCCAGACCGCCGAACCCGGACCCGATCACCGCCACCCGTACATGCTCGTGCTCGGTCATCCCGACGCCTCCCTAGCCGCACGACCCTGCCAGTGAACACTGGCGCAATGGGGAGAGTAGAGCAGCCGCGTACTGATGGGTAGGGGTCGCGACCGGGAAAGTTACCGGGGGTACGACGTAGGGTGCGCACGTGGCGGAGAAGCGTGAGTACCGGATGGAGGAGCTGGCCAAGGAAGCCGGCATCACCGTGCGCACCCTGCGCTTCTACCGGGAGCGCAAGCTCATACCGCCGCCCCGCCGCGAGGGCCGTATCGCCTGGTACGACGACACACACCTGACCCGTCTGCGCACCATCTCGGCGCTGCTCGAACGCGGCCACACCCTCAGCGGCATCGCCGAACTGGCCGAGGCCTTCGACCACGGGCGCGACGTGGGCGAGCTGCTGGGCCTCGGCGAACCCACCGAGGAGACCCCCGTCCGCCTCTCCCCCGAGGAACTGGCCGACGTCTTCGCGGGCCAGGCGACCCCGGAGAACCTCGCCGCCGCTCTCGACCTCGGCTACCTCGGCACCGACGGCGGCGAGATCGTCCACATCAGCCGTCGTCTGCTCGACGTCTCGGCGGCCCTGGTCCGCGAGGGCATCCCGCTCGCGGACGTCCTGACGGCCGCCCGGCGCGTACGCGATCACGCCGACGCGCTCGCCGAGCTCTTCACCACCCTCGTCCTCACCGAGGACCGCACCACCGAGGACCTCCAGCGCCTGCGCCCGCTGGCGAAGAGCGTGGTGGAGGCGGAGCTGTCGATGGCGCTGGACCGGCGGCTACGGGATCAGAGGCCATAAACCGGGCACTGAAGACCGGATCAGAGGTCGTAGACCACGGTCACGGGCGCATGGTCGGACCACCGCTCCCCATGCGTCGCCGCCCTCTCCACGAACCCCTTGACCGCCTTGCCCGCGAGCCCAGATGTGGCGACCTGGTAGTCGATGCGCCAGCCGGTGTCGTTGTCGAAGGCCCGCCCGCGATACGACCACCACGAGTACGGCCCTTCGACGTCCGGGTGCAGCGCGCGCACGACATCGACGTATCCACCGTCACCCGCGTCGAAGACCTGCCCCATCCACGCCCGCTCCTCGGGCAGGAAGCCGGAGTTCTTCTTGTTGCCGCGCCAGTTCTTGAGGTCGGCCTCCTGGTGGGCGATGTTCCAGTCGCCGCACACGACGACCTCGCGCCCGTCGGCGGCGGCCCGCTCACGCAGCCCCT harbors:
- a CDS encoding exodeoxyribonuclease III produces the protein MLTVTSVNVNGLRAAAKKGFVEWLAGTSADVLCLQEVRAEPGQLPEEVRAPEGWHVVHAPAAAKGRAGVSLYTRREPDRVRVGFGSEEFDSSGRYGEADLPGVTVASLYLPSGEVGTERQDEKVRFMGEFLGHLKGLRERAAADGREVVVCGDWNIAHQEADLKNWRGNKKNSGFLPEERAWMGQVFDAGDGGYVDVVRALHPDVEGPYSWWSYRGRAFDNDTGWRIDYQVATSGLAGKAVKGFVERAATHGERWSDHAPVTVVYDL
- a CDS encoding MerR family transcriptional regulator codes for the protein MEELAKEAGITVRTLRFYRERKLIPPPRREGRIAWYDDTHLTRLRTISALLERGHTLSGIAELAEAFDHGRDVGELLGLGEPTEETPVRLSPEELADVFAGQATPENLAAALDLGYLGTDGGEIVHISRRLLDVSAALVREGIPLADVLTAARRVRDHADALAELFTTLVLTEDRTTEDLQRLRPLAKSVVEAELSMALDRRLRDQRP